In the Solanum pennellii chromosome 5, SPENNV200 genome, one interval contains:
- the LOC107020369 gene encoding protein phosphatase 2C and cyclic nucleotide-binding/kinase domain-containing protein isoform X2, with translation MGCVYSRACIGEICAPRNVDVKEPENVKPAEIPVFSPASSNGEDGETRDQLNQLSLSRDNEIGITRLSRVSAQFLPPDGSRVVKVPSGNYELRCSFLSQRGYYPDALDKANQDSLCIHTPFGTSPDDHFFGVFDGHGEYGAQCSQFAKNKICENLLRNSKFHLDAVEACHAAFLMTNSQLHADAIDDSMSGTTAITILVRGTTLYVANSGDSRAVIAERRGNEVVAVDLSIDQTPFRPDESERVKLCGARVLTLDQIEGLKNPDVQCWDTEEGDDGDPPRLWVQNGMYPGTAFTRSIGDSVAETIGVVANPEIVVLELTSDHPFFVIASDGVFEFLSSQTVVDMVAKYKDPRDACAAIVAESYRLWLQYETRTDDITVIVVQVNGLTNGAVGQSVSSDVALRPPLPQVVELSGSESPSVMNWNSRIQRARQDISRARLRAIESSLENGQIWVPPSPAHRKTWEEEAQIERVLHDHFLFRKLTDSQCQVLLDCMQRVEVQVGDVVVKQGGECDSFYVVGSGEFEVLATQDEENGEAPRVLQHYTADKLSSFGELALMYNKPLQASVRAVTNGILWELKREDFRGILVSEFSNLSSLKLLRSVDLLSRLTILQLSHIADMVSEVPFSDGQTIVNEKQEPLGLYIIQKGVVKITFDMDLVKFENASSLLCENQKQDDIQNKKSITVEKSEGSYFGEWTLLGEHVASLSVIAVGDVVCAILTKEKFDSVVGPLAKLSQDDLRARGHQTILSSESVQTFDTLTLERLQLADLEWQTCLYSTDCSEIGLVRLRDSDKLFSLKRFSKQKIKMLGKEAQVLNEKNLLKQMNTVASVPQVLCTCADEIHAGIVLDTCLACSVVAILNNPLDEESTRFCAASVVIALEDLHNNDILYRGVSPDVLMLDQTGHIQVHEFEPWNQPLMLVLG, from the exons ATGGGTTGTGTTTATTCAAGAGCTTGCATTGGGGAGATTTGTGCACCAAGGAATGTGGATGTTAAAGAGCCGGAAAATGTGAAACCTGCTGAAATTCCTGTATTTTCACCTGCTTCATCAAATGGGGAAGATGGAGAAACTAGAGATCAGCTTAATCAATTAAGTCTATCTAGGGACAATGAAATTGGTATAACCAGACTTTCTAGAGTGTCTGCACAATTTTTGCCACCTGATGGTTCACGGGTTGTAAAAGTTCCATCAGGGAATTATGAACTACGATGTTCGTTTTTATCTCAAAGAGGGTACTATCCTGATGCCCTTGATAAAGCTAATCAAGATAGTTTATGCATTCACACTCCATTTGGAACAAGTCCAGATGATCATTTCTTTGGTGTTTTCGATGGCCATGGAGAGTATGGAGCTCAATGCTCCCAGTTTgcgaaaaataaaatttgtgaaaatttGCTTAGGAACAGTAAATTTCATTTAGATGCTGTGGAGGCATGTCATGCGGCATTCTTGATGACCAACTCGCAGTTGCACGCTGACGCTATAGATGATAGCATGAGCGGAACAACTGCAATTACTATACTCGTACGAGGTACGACACTTTATGTCGCTAATAGCGGTGATTCAAGAGCTGTTATAGCCGAGAGACGGGGTAACGAAGTCGTGGCTGTTGACCTTTCAATCGACCAAACACCATTTAGGCCTGATGAGAGTGAGCGGGTTAAGCTTTGTGGAGCAAGAGTTCTTACACTGGATCAGATTGAAGGATTGAAAAATCCAGATGTGCAATGTTGGGACACTGAAGAAGGTGATGATGGTGATCCTCCTAGGTTGTGGGTGCAAAATGGAATGTATCCTGGTACGGCTTTTACAAGAAGTATAGGTGATTCTGTCGCTGAGACAATTGGTGTTGTTGCAAATCCTGAAATTGTTGTTTTGGAGCTCACCTCAGATCATCCTTTCTTTGTGATTGCCAGTGATGGGGTATTTGAGTTTCTTTCCAGCCAAACTGTGGTGGACATG GTCGCAAAGTATAAGGATCCGCGTGATGCTTGTGCTGCAATTGTTGCTGAGTCATACCGTCTTTGGCTACAGTATGAAACTCGCACAGATGATATTACCGTGATAGTTGTACAAGTGAATGGATTGACTAAT GGTGCAGTTGGCCAATCAGTAAGTTCTGATGTTGCTTTACGACCACCGTTGCCTCAGGTTGTGGAATTATCTGGATCAGAATCTCCATCAGTTATGAACTGGAATTCTAGGATTCAACGTGCCAGGCAAGATATATCTCGGGCACGACTGCGTGCTATTGAGAGTTCCTTAGAGAATGGGCAGATATGGGTTCCCCCATCTCCAGCCCATAGGAAGACATGGGAAGAAGAA GCACAGATTGAACGGGTTTTGCatgatcattttctttttagaaaGCTTACAGATTCTCAGTGTCAAGTTTTGTTGGATTGTATGCAAAGAGTTGAGGTTCAAGTTGGAGACGTTGTAGTCAAACAG GGTGGAGAATGTGACTCTTTCTATGTTGTTGGAAGCGGGGAATTTGAGGTCTTAGCAACACAG GATGAGGAAAACGGCGAAGCTCCTAGGGTTCTTCAGCACTACACAGCTGATAAGTTGTCATCCTTTGGGGAGCTGGCTCTGAT GTACAATAAACCACTCCAAGCTTCTGTCCGCGCTGTTACCAATGGAATTTTGTGGGAACTTAAACGAGAAGATTTTAGAGGAATTCTTGTGTCAGAGTTTTCTAATTTGTCTTCATTGAAGCTTCTGCGTTCTGTAGATCTTCTATCAAGATTGACGATTTTACAACTAAGTCATATTGCAGATATGGTTTCAGAAGTTCCTTTTTCTGATGGACAGACAATAGTAAATGAG AAACAGGAACCTTTGGGCCTATACATTATCCAGAAAGGGGTTGTAAAAATTACATTTGACATGGATTtagtaaaatttgaaaatgcaTCAAGTCTCCTGTGTGAAAACCAGAAGCAGGATGATATACAGAACAAAAAGAGCATAACAGTCGAGAAGAGTGAAGGGAGCTACTTTGGGGAATGGACACTTCTTGGGGAACACGTTGCCTCTTTGAGTGTCATTGCTGTTGGTGATGTGGTATGCGCTATCTTAACTAAGGAGAAGTTTGATTCAGTTGTTGGTCCTTTGGCAAAGCTCTCACAGGATGATCTTAG GGCAAGGGGCCATCAAACAATTCTCTCTTCAGAATCTGTCCAAACCTTTGACACTTTGACGCTTGAAAGATTGCAGCTTGCTGATCTG GAGTGGCAGACTTGCTTATATTCAACTGACTGCAGTGAGATTGGCCTAGTTCGGCTAAGAGACTCAG ATAAGCTGTTTAGCTTGAAGAGGTTTTCAAAGCAGAAAATCAAAATGCTTGGGAAAGAAGCACAAGTGTTAAATGAGAAGAATCTATTGAAGCAAATGAATACAGTAGCTTCAGTACCTCAAGTTTTATGTACTTGTGCTGATGAAATTCATGCTGGCATAGTTCTGGACACATGCCTGGCTTGCTCTGTGGTAGCAATACTTAACAACCCCCTTGATGAGGAATCAACACGTTTCTGTGCTGCATCAGTTGTCATTGCTCTGGAAGACTTGCACAAT AATGACATACTTTATAGAGGTGTTTCTCCTGACGTACTAATGTTAGACCAAACTGGCCATATTCAG GTCCACGAGTTTGAGCCGTGGAATCAACCACTGATGCTTGTGTTAGGGTAG